In Methylomonas sp. MK1, the genomic stretch AGCGAAACCGTCAAGCTGCTGGCTTACCAGCAACAGGTGGGGGAAGATTTATGGGTGGGTCTACATAATTTTTATGTCATCACGCGCTACAACCATAGCCCGCTATATGCGATGGCAGTGTATCAACTCAGCCAGGCCATAGCCGCGCGCAAGGCCTAATAACCACGATACGCATTGTTGGGCTATGCTTGCTCGGCACTGGCGAAACCAAACTTGCCGGCGTTAAGGCGGTATGGTGCCATCACCGATAACAACAGGCGATTAATGCGTGTATTCGCTAGAGACTCGATTACAGACTGATAAGCAGACCTGGCGTAGGCGCGCTGTAGCGATGAGGCAAGTTGATGGAAGACGATAAAACCGTTTTCATGGGAGTCAGTCCGTTTAAAGCACCGGAAGCGGATGCTGATCGCACCGTATTGGCCAAGCCGGAAACGCTTCTGGTTGAGTTACTGAATATCAGCGGACAAGTGATCGCCAGTTATGCGTTCGAAAACAGTTTCAGTGTTGGTCGTGCCCAAGAGAATTCGGTGGTTGTCAACGATCAATCCATAAGCCGGCATCATCTGGAAATCAAGCGTGAGTCCGATGGTTGGTGGGGGTATGACTTAAACAGCACGCACGGCGTGTATCTGGACAAACAACGGCTGGCTGCTAAAACCAAGTTGCATTTGCCGGTGTTGTTGGGCCTGGGTGTTTCGCCGTTTGAACTAAAAATCGCCTCCGCGAATGTAAAACCCGTTTTGCCCACCCCCAAAGACGATGCCACCTTATTTGCCGTCGCGCCAACGCCTGTTTTAAATCAGCCCAAAGCCCCACCTCCCAAACCGCAGCAGAACTTATCGGCCGATGCCATCAAGAATCGCCTGCTGTCCGATGAAGAATCTGCGGATATGGGCGATTACACCCGCATGGTGCGGCGGGTGATCCGCGAGGACAGAACGGTCAGAACCAAAAATTACAAAAAACTGATTTGGTCCTTGGGAATCTTGTTTGTGATAGCCGCCGGCTTGGTGACTTATCAATATCTGGCGCTGGACAATGCCCGCAAGCTGGCGATCAATATGTTTTACGACGTAAAAACCTTGGAAGTCAGTTTGTCGCAAGCCGACATGCGACTGGCGGAGAATGTCGAGTCCTTGGCCAAAGCTTTTGAAGAATTAAAGGACGAAAAATTAAAAGTCTCGCAAGAGCGCATCAAAGCCGAGCAGGCAAAAATTCTGGAAGAGAAAAAACGCTTAGCAGAGGAACGGCAAAAGCTGAAACTGATGAAAGCCAAATATCAGGAGTATCTAAAGGAAATCGATTTTCTGCGCCTGAGCTTTCCGACCGATGAACAATACGAACGCGAGTTGATCACCCGCGTGGTCAGGGGTTTCGGCGAAAGCGAGTTGGAATTGCCGGACGAGTTTGTCACCCAGGTGCGGCAATACATCAAGAACTGGCAGGACACCGGTCGGTTGCGCGTAGCTATTAAAAACATGCAAGATAACCAATATGGCGTGATGGTCTTGGATGCGCTGGATAAGGAAGGGCTGCCGGCTTATTTTATGTATTTGCCGCTGCAGGAAAGCAATTACGACACCAAGGCGATAGGGCCGGAGACGCGTTTTGGCATTGCCAAGGGTGCCTGGCAATTTTTAGCCACCACCGGACAGGAATACGGTTTACCGCCCGGACCGCTGGCGAATGTCAGGGAATACGACGAGCAGGACGCGCGCTTCGACTTTGCTCAGGCCACTCAAGCTGGCGCTAAATACCTGAAATATATCTACAGTAAGCAAGCGCAGGCATCAGGATTATTGGTAATGGCCAGCTATAACTACGGTCACAATAAAGTGCGCGGCATGGTGGAAAAAATGCCGGACAACCCGCGCGACCGTAACTTTTGGAAGTTCATCCAGCAATACGAAATTCCGCTGGAAACCTACGATTATGTGTTTTACATCGTGTCGGCCGCAGTGATAGGTGAAGACCCTAAGCATTTCGGTTTTGATTTCAGCCCGCCGCTGTTACAAATATCTCAGGCCGTTAATTGATAGGTCTGATTTAATTCGGTAGCTTCGATAACACTGGGTATGTTGCAGCACACAAGCTTGGGCTTGAACCTAGCGGCATATTCCGATGCGGAACGCCAGCCGTAAACTTCCGACGTCATACAGACACTTTGTGCTGGTCAGTGGCAATGCGGGGTGGTTCATCGAAGCCTTCGGAACGCTTGACGGAGACGGAAAGCTTTCCAACGTTTCCGCAATCGATGTCTATCCGTTTGCCGCCCCCAAGAACTTCGGATACTGGGCTGGCACTGGACCGGTTAATCCTTGAAGTCCAGAAATACCTTTGTTATGGCTATCAAAGCGAGCCATTACTTCGGCAAGACAGCGCTTATTGGTACACCCCATTCAATTCTCTACCCACCACCACAAGGAAACAACGATGAGTATGACGCTTTGGTTGAATATCCGTAACGGCGAAACTTACGAGAGCAACGGCGAAGATCATTCCGCTGTCTTCTACCTGCAAGAGCCACTGGATGCGTTGGCTCACAAACTCAATGTCACCCCGCTTAGCGCCTTTTATGATGATACTGACGTTCGCTATAACATGGACGAAACCGGCGAGTTTGAAGACTGCGAAGAAGGCTGGTCGGCATCAGTCGCCAATTGGTTTCCGGCCGCAGTCGTATTGTCTTCGGTATCCGTGATATTGGACCACCTGCAAACCAATCCTAACGCGTTAACGACCACAGACGGCTGGAAGCAAGACGATGTCATTGACGAGCTTACCGATTTTAAGTCCGAACTTGAGCGTGTCGCAGCGCAGTCAAACACGGTCCATCTATGTATCGTCATGTGATGCCTGGCCTGGTAATCAAACGGACCTGCGCAAAAAAAGTGCAGATCCGTTATTTCTAAGGTCGATCTCAAGGCGTCCGAATGGCTGACTAAAGCGGAAATTTGTGCCGCTGTTTGACACCATGGTACCTGTAAGGATGTGGCGGCTCCCGGGCTGGGCTCGGGCGATTTACAATCGATCAAGAACAAAGTAGACGCTGACTGATCAATTTCGACCGATTGTGTTGAAAAAGTCGGTTTTCGGTGAATTTAGGCCAATTTTTCCTACTCTCGTATTTTCAACCTATTGTTTTCAATAGGTAATAATTTTTATAAAAACAGCTCCTTTCACAAAAGAGCCCGTTTTCAACACAATCGACCCAATTCTGACAGTGGACTGCATAAATGAGATGACTATAATTTGGCGTTAAGCGGACGTTGAATCAATTTTTGTGCATGATTCCGACCCGCTAACATTAGCGTGTGGTTATTTTGGATACAATTACCATAGAAAAACGCAGCGAAATGATGAGCAAGGTCCGGAGCAAAAACACCTCTCCGGAACTTGCCGTCCGTAAGTTGGTTTTCGCCCTCGGTTACCGCTACCGCCTGCACGGTAAAAACCTACCCGGCAAGCCGGATTTGGTTTTTCCAGGTAAGAAGAAGGTCATCTTCGTGCATGGCTGCTTTTGGCACGGGCACGACTGTAAGCGCGGTAGCGTACCGGCGACAAACAAAGAATTTTGGCTTCCTAAACTGCAAAAGAACAAATTACGCGATTCGGAAATACTTAGCCGGCTAGACAATATGGGTTGGAAAACTTTGGTTATTTGGCAATGCCAACTGAAAGATAAAGATGCTTTAAAAAATGCAATAGACAATTTTTTAAAAAATTAGTCGTATTATGACACGCCATTATTAAGGAAAACTAATGACGGAATTCGCTTTTAAAATCGATTTGAACGTGCTTAATCATTTAGGCTTAGGGTTATACAGCAGCACACCAGCTGTTTTAACGGAAATTATCGCCAATGCTTACGACGCCGAAGCTACGGAGGTGACTATTTCAATCGATAAAACTCGGCATATTATTACAATTACCGACAATGGCCACGGCATGTCGGAAATTGACTTGCAAAATAAATTTTTGAATGTCGGTTACGCAAGGCGGAATTTTTCCGACTTTACGCTTACCGAAAAGCGACGCGTTATGGGCAGAAAGGGTATAGGAAAATTGGCTATGTTCTCTTTAGCCGATGTGGTTAATATTTCGACTAGGCAAGATGGAAAAGATGCTTTAGGGGTTTCGGTAAACGTGCCGGATTTAAAAAATACCATTAATAAACACCAAGAGTATAAGCTTAACTCTGTAACACCTTCCAATAAACTCAACGACTCTCACGGGACAGTGATCGAGCTGTCGGAATTAAATAAGACAACTACCTCGGCAACGGAGTCAAATTTAAAACTTAGGTTGGCTCGACGCTTCAGCATTATAGGAAATAGTGCTGAACTACCTTTTAATATTTATATCGATGGTGAAAAAGTCACAGTAGCCGACCGTGGATTTCATGAGGATGTGCAATTTTTTTGGAGTTTCGGCGGAACCGAGGCGGACGAGAATTTAAGACTATGTAAGAATCTCGCCGTCGATAAAGATACAAAAGTACAAAGAGTTATGTTGCTTGACTCTTCCGTTACCAGCGATACCGAATTGTCACTCCGAGGGTATATCGCTTCGGTTACCAAACCGAAACAGCTGAAAGAAAAAGAAACCAACATCAACCAAATATCGATTTTCGCCAATGGACGTGTTTTCCAGGAAGACGTGCTGCCGATACTGAGCAACAGCGACCATTTCAACAGCTATTTGGTCGGCGAAATTCATGCCGATTTTTTGGATCAGGATGACGTGGATAGAGCGACGGCTAGCCGGGAAGCGATCAAACAAAACGACCCGAAATTCATGGGTTTGATTAGTCATTTAAGAAGTCAGATGCAAAGAGTAGCCGGAGCATGGGACGAATGGCGCAAGGCTTTGGGATACGAGAATCTGCCGGATAAGAATCCGTTTGTTGAGGATTGGCTTAATAGTCTTATCGACAAACGGGATAGAAAGTCGGCTGAGAAATTAATAATGAGTGTTTATAACAATCAATTCTCACCAGACCAAAAGCAAAACGACGAATATAAAAAGGATTTATATAGAAGCACGATTATCGGTTTCGAGAAGCTTAAAGCCAAAAAACAATTAGCAAAACTGGAAGCTATCAGTAGTGTTACGAGTCCTGAATTTCAAGCTATATTTCAGTCGCTAGATGACATGGAGGAAACCTATTACTGGGATATAACCAACAATCGCCTACATATCATAGAGAAATTCAAAAAAATCGTAGATAACAAAGAACTCGAAAAAGTCGCGCAAGAGTATCTTTTCGAGCACTTATGGCTTCTCGATCCAACTTGGGACAGAATTAAAGGATCCGAGCATTTGGAATTAACATTGACCGCTGAATTAAAGAAAGCCAGACCCGATGCCGATAGCGGTGCCAGAATTGATATCGCTTATAGGAACAGCGCTGGTCGTCAGATTATTATCGAACTCAAGAAGCCCGGAATAACTCCGGATTTTTACAAATTATTGAAGCAAGCGAAGAAATATAAAGATGCCGTGAAGCAGTTCCTTGTCGAACATCCGGATACTTTCCATGGTTCCGTAGATGCTATCGATATATGCTTATTGCTCGAAAAGGATATTGCAATGGATGAAGATCAAAAAAATATGCTTCAGAGTGCAAATGCCAGGATTGTTACTTATAAAGGCTTAATCGAAAACGCATTTAGGGTGTATCAGGAATATCTAAATGCACATCAAGAAGCCTCAAAAATCGAACAATTGGTGCAAAAAATCTAATTCAATGATTCCAAATGCTTCAAAATCACTTCGCCTTGTTGCCTAATAAAATCCGGTGGCAAGGCGTTTCCTATCATCAACGCAGCGGAGTCTTTGCCTCTGCGTAATGAAAAATAGTAATCTTTAGGAAAGGTTTGCAGCAATGCGGCTTCCCTTAAAGTAATTGCTCGGTTTTCTTCCGGATGCAAAAAACGGCCTTTCGACGGATTATGACACCCGCCGGTTATGGTTGGTGAAACGTCGTTCCAACTCATTCTGCCGTACACATCCCTAAATCCATTCGGATACCGTTTATGGCATTCCAACCAATATTCCAGCGGTAAATCCGATCGGCTACCGCCGTCTTTAGGTACCAATGAAATCATTTTATTGACTTTCTCAGACCGGTTGTCCGGTAAGTCGTGCAGCGGATCACCGCTATAGCCTGCTTTCGGTAACCAGGCTATAGCCTCCTTTACCGTGGTTTTGGCTTCAGCCGGTTTTGGTTGCTCTACCGCGCCGAATCGGCTGGCTGTAAAAATCATGCGCTTGCGTCTTTGAGGGATGCCGTAATCGGAAATATCGTCGATACGTAAATTTGAATCGCCGATCCTATAGCCTAAGTCTTCGAGTTGCGCGATTGCACTAGTCATTCTTATGTCTTTCGCAAGTGCCGGCACGTTTTCCAACATTACACATTTGGGCAGGAACACCTTTACCCAGCGAACGAATTCGAAAACAAGGTCATTACGTCGATCATCTACACTAGACTTTTTGTTTCTGGTCCTTAGCGATGAGAAACCTTGGCAAGGCGGACAACCAGCCAGTAATGATAATTCGCCGGGCTTCAATCCCAACGCCGACATCACTTCAGCTGGCGATAGGTTGCAAATATCATCTTCCAATAATAGGGTTCTTTTGTGGTTGTGGCGATAGGTTTCGGCCGCAATGTCGAGCAGTTCGACACCAGCAAGCACACGAAAACCGGCTTGCTCAAGCCCGCATGTCAGCCCGCCGGCACCACAAAATAAATCGATGGCTGTGTAATTTTTCATAACTTATATTGTAGTAATGCTTTGCATCGAACGCCATCTAAAGATAAAGGCCGTTCGATTAGCCATAGCAAAAGATTAGGGCAAAACTCCCTATATCCTACTGGCAGGCAGATGTTGGGCTTATTGCTGTCATTCCGACCATAACGCATCAGTCCGCTCATGGCCGAAGTCTGTCTTCCCTCGTAAGCCAACATCAAAAGGTTAAGGCCTAATCTGTATTCCACTGGGCGATACCCTATTGCGTCGCAGTTAGGCTTTACTGTTTCGGCACAACACCCTGTCATTAGTCCTCGGGCTGAAGAATTTGTGTTAGCCAAAATCTACCGGCGGTGCCGGCCAAGCTAAAGCGGAATTTTTTGCCGAGCTGTTTTATTATGGCGACTACAAGGATGTGTTCGCTCCCGGGCTGGCTCGGGTGTTTTTGACCGACAAGGATTTGCGATGCCTCCCTGCGCTGTATTCATTCGGCTGTTTTCGGCCTCTACTTGTTTCATTTTTCCCTGCCTGCTGATGATCGCTAGCGCTACTGTGTGTCAGGCCGCGCTAAATGACACACTCAATCTACCTATCAATCCCACGCCGCAGCAACCGGCCTTATTGCTCGAGTTGGGCAACGCACCACACGCACAGTCTCGCTCCTTACCTGGTGTCCAATTCATACAGGGTCAAGCGCTGCAAGAGCCGCAAGCCGGCGTTAGCTGGCAAGTCGAAAACGAAGCGGTGAACGTGCTGCATTCGGGCTTTGGCCAATGGCGAGCGGCTTTTCGTTTCAATTTAACCCAGCCAGTCGTCGCGGGCGATTTCCAATTTTGGGCGCGCTGGCGGCAGGGCGGCGATCCGAATGTTTGCATACAGACTTTTGACATCTGGGCGGGACCGGATGCCGGCCGGTTGGCGTTGCGCGGTAGTTTGTCGCTAAAACCTAAGGGCTGGGAATATGCTTGGATTACCGGCGATAAGTCGGTGCCGCTGCAAGCCGGCGATAGGGTGATCGCGATTCGTAATAGCGGCAACGGCCATGATGCCAAAGTGTTTGATGCGTTTTTATTGGCGTCGCCGTGGGCGGTATTGCCGTTTGCGGGTAGTGTTGATCAACCGGCGGTGCTGTTGGAATTGGGCAAAGCGCCGGCTTTGGCAGCGTTGCCCAAGCCGCGCTATCTTGACGTTGTTACAGGCAGTGCCACGGCGGGCCGCAATACCGGCGCACTGGCCACCGAGCAGGATGAAGCATTATTGTTTCATCAGGGCTTTGGTGAGTGGGGTGGACGTTTTCGCTTTGAATTACCGACAGCGCTTAAGCCTGGACAATACCAGCTATTGGCCCGCTATAAAAGCGGCGGCGAGGTGTCGCAGGTCAAACAAAGCTTCATCGTCAAGGCCGGAGCCAACCCTGAGGAGTTGGCGACTCGCGCCGAGTTTGCGCTGACCAATACCACGCCGTGGGAATACCAATGGTTGCCGGCTTCCACCAGCGTCACATTGTTGCCGGGCGACCGGTGGTTGGAAATCGAAAATAGCGGCAAAGCGGATGGTGCCAAAGTCTTCGATGCGTTTTTATTAAAACTGGATAAACCGCTGGGCGATTGGATGTCCGTCGAGCAGGCTCAAGCCAGAAATCGTTTCTTGGCGTTGACCAAGCCTGCCGCCGCAGGCCCGCGACACCTTTATCTGTTGGATGGCAAAGGTGAAAACGCCGAGATGTTGTTTCGCGGGTTGGCTGCGGATGTGGCGCGGCCATTCTATGAAAATTTGCCGGTGACCTATTTGATTGGCCCGGAAGCCGAAACAATGGCCAGGCGATTGAATATCGAGGTTCTGCCCGCAGCGGTAATCACCGACGATCATTTCACCGTGCTCGGGGTATTCACGCAGCCTAGGAACCAAACGGAGGTGGTCAAGTTTCTGGCCGAACCTGGCAAATTCGGCACGATGCCGAAACCAGCTCCAGTTGCTCCCTCGCAGCCAACTTCGCTGAACAATGGCGTGCCATCAGCGTGGCTGGTCGGCGGCTTGCAGGATGGGCAGGCCGGCCTGTCGGTGTTTGGCTTGGACACTGAAACTGTCTCAAGGCCCAATCCAGAACAACCGTATCTGAGTCTGGAAATGATGGGCGGCAAAATGCGCGATTGGCGCATCGCACTAACTCAGGCCAACGGTGAGACCGATATTGAAGCCAGCACCCAGCACGCCTATGGCTGGTCGCGCGGCACGGGGTATGCCCAGCTTTACGTTTACGCCGAACGGGCAACGCAAACGCATCTGCATTTGCGACATTCCGGTATCAAATCCGTCGGCTGGCTGGATGGTCAGTCTGTTACGTTTAGCGATGATCCGACGCCACCGGTCGGATTTGCCAACTCCATCGGCACGCAAGCCAAAGCTCTATTGCACGATTTGACCACCGAAGGCTTGCCGGCAACTGCATCAGCGGAGCGCACGCAGTTCCCGCATTTGGCGATGTTAAACCTGACGCCCGGCTGGCACAGCTTGTTGCTGAAATTGGTGATGCAACATGAGCAAGGGCAGCGCTTTTATTTCTCCGGTCTGTTTACCGATCCCGCCGGGCGGTCGCTGTCGGGCTTGAAAACTCAAATCGCCGATCCCGATGCCGATTTGGCTTTGCAACGTATCGCCGCCAAATTGCGGCCAATAATGTTCGTCGATGCCCCGGCCAACCTGCTGCATCCTGGGGATGCGGCGAAGTTAAAAGTGGATTTACGCTGGCAGCCGATTTTGGAAGAAACAACTTTACCGGTGCCGCTACTGCGCTTTCCGGCAAAGTTACGCCTGCGCATGGTTGATTACAGCGGTAAACAAATCGCCGAACGGGAAGTCACTGATACCTTTCCCGGTCAGGTCGAAGCCGATTTTGGCAAGCTTCATGAGGCGGGTTATTACGCGGTTTATCCGTCCTTGTATACGAACGACGGCCGCTTGATCATGCATCATCCGGCCGACGGTTTTAGTGTGGTCGGCGGCAATGCCGCCCAAAAGCAACGGCTGCCGCAAAAGAAACTCTGGAACAACGATTACTACGCGCTGGCAGACGGTGACAAAAGTTTTAGACAGTCTGGAGGCTATTTTGCCTGGCTGGAACGGATAGGGATTTTCAGAAGCTACGGTAGCTATCCGGGCTTTGATCCCGAATATAAGCCGCAATGGGAACAAGCCAAGCAGCGCGGCTTGCAGCTATTCGCCGATTCCTCCGGCGATAGCAATTGGTTGAACGACCAGCCTACTGACGGCCAAAACTTCATCAATTCTGCGGCCGCTTACACCCGCTATTTCAAAGCCACGAACGAAATAGACATTCGCCATGAAGCCGATTGGCAAAAGCTGCGCGAGCCGGCGCACTGGGTCGAACGGGCGAAATGGGAATACCAGTTGGCCCATCAAGCGCGCAGCGATGCGCATGTTGTCGGCGGCAGCCTGGTCAGGCCGGGCGAGGGTGATTGGTTTAAACAGGTGTTGCAACTAGGTCTGGATAATTATCAGGATGCTTGGGACGTGCACGCCTATCCGCAACAGCCGCCGCGTTTCGGCGGACCGATTGGCAATAGTTCCAGAGAAGATGAGCGGGGTGTGCTGGCTGCTCATACTAGCCTGGGTCGAAGCAACAAATTACCGTTCTGGCTAGGCGAAACCGGCGCCAAGGCCATGCACGGCTTCAGCGGCCGGCGCTGGCAGGCCGAGCAGGTGGCGAAAATCATCGCCTGGGTCAACAGCCGTCAGGATTATCTGGGCGTAGCGTTTTGCATCGCTCATGAATACGACTTGGCTTATGGTCGCTTCTGGGACTATTCCTTGGGTCACAAGCCCGGCGAAGCGGCGATGTATATCGCCGGCGCGTTGATCGACGGTTTGCCTTACCGTGCTGTAGATGCCCAGGACGGCAATATTCAGGCCGCCTATTTTGGCGATACCTTCATGATCTGGCGCACAGACGAAACCAGCAGCGTCTGGACCATGCAGCTAGAGCCTAGGAAAGCCTGGGTGGCGGTGGACGTGGTTGGGTATGCGGAAGACTTGGCCGTCGGTGCCGCGGGCCAAGCCTTTGTTTCCATTTCATCCAGCCCTATCTATGTGTTACCGCGCGCTGATTATCTAAATTTGATTCGCGATTAATAGCTGGGCTATTTATGTCGTCTTTGCAAGGAAAACGGCTTTTCTATCCAGCAAAATAATGCTGCGGAGGGTAATAAGGTAACCAGGAAAATCGGTGCTAAACCAATCCAGAATAGTAGTTCGCTATCGTGATGTGGGGGAAGTAATTTGGCAAATACCATGAAAATGGCTTTTAATGACAGGCCATGAATTAAATA encodes the following:
- a CDS encoding FHA domain-containing protein, which codes for MEDDKTVFMGVSPFKAPEADADRTVLAKPETLLVELLNISGQVIASYAFENSFSVGRAQENSVVVNDQSISRHHLEIKRESDGWWGYDLNSTHGVYLDKQRLAAKTKLHLPVLLGLGVSPFELKIASANVKPVLPTPKDDATLFAVAPTPVLNQPKAPPPKPQQNLSADAIKNRLLSDEESADMGDYTRMVRRVIREDRTVRTKNYKKLIWSLGILFVIAAGLVTYQYLALDNARKLAINMFYDVKTLEVSLSQADMRLAENVESLAKAFEELKDEKLKVSQERIKAEQAKILEEKKRLAEERQKLKLMKAKYQEYLKEIDFLRLSFPTDEQYERELITRVVRGFGESELELPDEFVTQVRQYIKNWQDTGRLRVAIKNMQDNQYGVMVLDALDKEGLPAYFMYLPLQESNYDTKAIGPETRFGIAKGAWQFLATTGQEYGLPPGPLANVREYDEQDARFDFAQATQAGAKYLKYIYSKQAQASGLLVMASYNYGHNKVRGMVEKMPDNPRDRNFWKFIQQYEIPLETYDYVFYIVSAAVIGEDPKHFGFDFSPPLLQISQAVN
- a CDS encoding very short patch repair endonuclease; this encodes MVILDTITIEKRSEMMSKVRSKNTSPELAVRKLVFALGYRYRLHGKNLPGKPDLVFPGKKKVIFVHGCFWHGHDCKRGSVPATNKEFWLPKLQKNKLRDSEILSRLDNMGWKTLVIWQCQLKDKDALKNAIDNFLKN
- a CDS encoding BbrUII/HgiDII family restriction enzyme; the protein is MTEFAFKIDLNVLNHLGLGLYSSTPAVLTEIIANAYDAEATEVTISIDKTRHIITITDNGHGMSEIDLQNKFLNVGYARRNFSDFTLTEKRRVMGRKGIGKLAMFSLADVVNISTRQDGKDALGVSVNVPDLKNTINKHQEYKLNSVTPSNKLNDSHGTVIELSELNKTTTSATESNLKLRLARRFSIIGNSAELPFNIYIDGEKVTVADRGFHEDVQFFWSFGGTEADENLRLCKNLAVDKDTKVQRVMLLDSSVTSDTELSLRGYIASVTKPKQLKEKETNINQISIFANGRVFQEDVLPILSNSDHFNSYLVGEIHADFLDQDDVDRATASREAIKQNDPKFMGLISHLRSQMQRVAGAWDEWRKALGYENLPDKNPFVEDWLNSLIDKRDRKSAEKLIMSVYNNQFSPDQKQNDEYKKDLYRSTIIGFEKLKAKKQLAKLEAISSVTSPEFQAIFQSLDDMEETYYWDITNNRLHIIEKFKKIVDNKELEKVAQEYLFEHLWLLDPTWDRIKGSEHLELTLTAELKKARPDADSGARIDIAYRNSAGRQIIIELKKPGITPDFYKLLKQAKKYKDAVKQFLVEHPDTFHGSVDAIDICLLLEKDIAMDEDQKNMLQSANARIVTYKGLIENAFRVYQEYLNAHQEASKIEQLVQKI
- a CDS encoding DNA cytosine methyltransferase: MKNYTAIDLFCGAGGLTCGLEQAGFRVLAGVELLDIAAETYRHNHKRTLLLEDDICNLSPAEVMSALGLKPGELSLLAGCPPCQGFSSLRTRNKKSSVDDRRNDLVFEFVRWVKVFLPKCVMLENVPALAKDIRMTSAIAQLEDLGYRIGDSNLRIDDISDYGIPQRRKRMIFTASRFGAVEQPKPAEAKTTVKEAIAWLPKAGYSGDPLHDLPDNRSEKVNKMISLVPKDGGSRSDLPLEYWLECHKRYPNGFRDVYGRMSWNDVSPTITGGCHNPSKGRFLHPEENRAITLREAALLQTFPKDYYFSLRRGKDSAALMIGNALPPDFIRQQGEVILKHLESLN